ggcgcgccctggtgggttgtgcccccctcggggcaccccccgggtgctgctctggcccattggtggtcttctagtccataaataatccacaaaaagtttcgcggtgtttggactccgtttgatattgatttcctgcgatgtaaaagacTAGCAAAAAACgacaactggcactgggtcaataggttagtcccaaaaaatgatataaagttgctataaaatgattgtaaaacatccaagaatgataatataacaacatgaatacttcataaattatagatacgttggagacgtatcagtactcaCGGATCTTTAGCCTTGAAGAAAATGTTTCTCACGTACTTGCTATAGAATTCCTTTACTTTTTCATCAAGTTCTAACTTAGAAACTTTCTTCTCAGGAGATAAGACTTTCACTGCTCTCTTTTTCTGGTTCCTCTTATCAATTGTAGTCACTCCAGTAGTCTCGATGGACAAGTTATCTTTCAATTTGTATAGAGCACAACACAAATAAAGAGAAACAAAAACAACTTCGATCAACTCAAACACCCTATACAAAAAAAATGGAAGAGCAAAGCAATATAAAAATACcaataaataaaaacaaacaagAGAAGACGAGCGAAACATGGTGCTTGTATCCTCAGGCAAAAACTTAAAAGCATCTTGAGGGGTGCAATCATCTTCACTTCCATGACTCGCTACATAATACCAACCCCACACAATGTAGAACACACGACAGAAACACAAGAAGAAATCGAATAGGTTAGATTGAAAGAAAATAGTGAAGAGGACAAAAATCTAAAACAGAAACTATAAAAAATCATAAAACATCTGCATGCTTACGTTCAACGGCAGACAACAACTTCAAGGTGTCTTCAGGGGgcatcttcattttcattttcattgctCATTGCTATGTTAGTGCACCCTCCAACATGATCTCTCACTTCAACTTCATGAGGGGCAATCTTAGTAACGGTTGTGGATGCAATGTTGATGACACTCACTGGACTAGGTCCTGACTGATTGTCCTGAACTCGCTGTGGTGTACCAACTTGATCAGGAATAAGCCTCGAAGGTGAAATATGAACTCCTTCAGCAGAGGGCATTGCAACATCTTGATCAACATTAGACATCCTAGGTGAACCTTGAATTCCTTGCGGAAAGGccgctcgagcatcttttccaacatTTACCTGAGCAACTAGACCTTGCAGATTCTGAAGCCTGAATTGAACATTCACCACTCTCTGCAAAACAGGACGACACAACTGATCTAAGTTCTACTAGCAACCCAGACACATGTTTctcatgagctatcttccataacTTCTCATGCTTCGAGACAACCTCAGACATTAACTCCAACACCTACAGTGACAGAGACCAAAAAACACATTTTAATACTAAAAAAGTACAAGCATACCACAAAAAGAAACCTATATGAACAAGACAGAAGAGAAAAAGTAAAAACAAGACAGAAGAATTAGTCTCTCTTTTGAAGCATATGGCATTCCTCCTGGAACAGACTTGCTACACCGACCAAGGTTGTTATCATCAACCTGAGTAGCATTGGCATCCAATTTAAGCCACTTTTCTTCTGTCAGTATCAATGCACGCACACTGTATGGGGCCTCAGAAATATCTTTGAACTGAAATATAGTTAAAACAAAAAATTTAATATGAGCTTAAATAGGAATTGCAAAATAAAACACATGTCAACAAAAAAACAACTTACTGGCATTGCACCAAATTTTAGCTTCTTTACACGATCATGCTTCATGTCAACCAAATAAACAAAATCAAAGTCCTGATTCTTGATATGAGCTATTCTTGGGACACTATAGTCAATCTTTCGTTTCCGTGCAGCAACCTTAAGATCAAGGAAATGCATGTACAATATCTACAAAAATTTGAAAAGAAAAAGAACACAATCAGCTTCAAAAATGAGTTAAAAAAAGTAAATGCCAACTAAAGAAGAGAAAAAAATTAATGCAACTACAACAAGACTTACCGCAACTAGCGGCAAACACCCTCCCACAAACATTTGATCAGGACCAGTTTCATCCTCGGGATCCCTTCGAACTATTCGAAACCAATCATCAAGCAATTTCTCATGGTGCTTGACTATCTCCTTTGACAAGTGATCAATACACATTGTAGCCAAATCATATGACTTAATCTTTGAAATGTCATGCAAGCCGTAGAGAAACTTCCAATAGGCCTAATTATGTGTGGTTGGGCAAAAGATACATGTAAAGAAGAGGAACAAAAAGCTACAAATGAAACTTTCTTCATTTTCATCCTTCTCCATGAGCATGATTATGTTCTTTATAGCAATATCTTTCCCACCACATTGGTAATATGCCCGCAACTCCTGAACTCTCTCCTCGGCTAATGGATCAGCCATACTCAGGAAAAGGTTCAACTCCAGAACGAATCCCAAAAACCTGAGTTACCATCTCCCTCCTAATGTGAATAACTTTCTTCTTCTACCGAAGAATGCCAACCCCCGCATAGTCCATATGATCAAGCACCCATTGCAACACGTTAATCAGCACACTAAAGTGCTCACGGATAAGCAATAGGTTATGTAGATCATATTTGTGAACAAAACCTATCTGCGTTGGGGTCAGCTTTTTTAGAGCCTTGCTAAACCTGAGAGTTGAGAACCAAGTCTTAAGAGGTACCAGAACTTCATGACCTTTCAACATTCCAACCATATTGACTACTCACAAGATAACActacaaacagaagaaaaaaatcatGATGAGCATATGAATTACTACAATTTACAATCAATGGTGAGAACAAAACAAGTCCATCTGCATACCAAAAACACACTAGAAGCATAATGAGAGAGATAAGTAGTAAGATTATTCGTCATTTTGAGACTACTTGCATAATGAAGTGGAAATTGCAAAGCATTACTGCATGCATGTAAACTTTATTATGATGAAATGCGGTGTGCATGGCAAAGTAAAATGAATTTGAAGAACATATATTCTTAAAAATATATTTAAACTAAATAGAAATTTTTTAAACCAACTAAAATGTAGACATGTTGTTTCTGAAATGTTGACTTAACATACAAAAATGTTGAAGAATGGTTTCAGAATATGTTGGTGTGACATTTTCCAAGTGTTTCTGAATTCTTGACTTAACATACAAAATGTTTAGCTAGTATGAAAATGAGGAACCTTTATTTGTTAAATGTCTAGTATTATCCAACCGCACAGACACCTTACAGAGTCTATTTAAACATGTCAAGCAAAAGCAAACTAAAATTAGACGGAATGGCACAATCTACTATCTACTCTAGGACCCTATATTTGTAGTACAAAACCAAGACCACAAGATCTTTGTGCAATGCAAACTAGTAGTTAAACAAGTCAAGCAAAGTTCCACACAAGCAAACCTTCACGCATAAACAACAACACCTGACACCCCAAATGAGTATGCATACACACATAGCAGCAACTCAAGCAACATTACAATGTGACCTACCTCAAGCCCTTGCATCTCCAACATCAGGATTTATTCACAAAATGTATCACTTTGGTTCCAAGGCAACTAAGAAAACACGAGAGTAGGATGCACATAATGCTTTAAGCTATAATTCTACTACATGACAATCTGACGGGATGCTAATGGCTACAGTGGATCAGGTGGGTAGGTAGGTTCGGAAAACGCAGGCTAGCTAGCTACTGTATATACAGCAAAACAGGACAATGGACTAGAAGAACAAGCCACAATTTGTTAACTTTTAGTGTTAAGTGTTGACACAATGAAGAACAAGCGTTTATAAAATGTTGATCTAAGACGTACATGGGAGTTCTAGGGTGTTCTACAGTGTACCATCATGAAAGAATTGAGAATTTGCTCCCGTGGATCCAATAGCTGAATCACTCATGAAGCCTTGACAAAACGACCAATCAAAACCCTAAATCCTGTGGATCCACAACACTAGTTGTTTCTCTATGACACCTACTCCATAACTCATGTGGATCCACAGCCCTAGCACCAAATCTCTCGAATCATAAACAAAACCTAACTGTGGATCCACAGCCCTAGCACCAAATCTCTCGAATCATAAACAAAACCTAACTCTGGATCCACAGCCCTATCGCCAAATCTCTCGAACCATAAACAAAACCTAACTCTGGA
This window of the Triticum aestivum cultivar Chinese Spring chromosome 5D, IWGSC CS RefSeq v2.1, whole genome shotgun sequence genome carries:
- the LOC123124771 gene encoding uncharacterized protein, with protein sequence MCIDHLSKEIVKHHEKLLDDWFRIVRRDPEDETGPDQMFVGGCLPLVAILYMHFLDLKVAARKRKIDYSVPRIAHIKNQDFDFVYLVDMKHDRVKKLKFGAMPFKDISEAPYSVRALILTEEKWLKLDANATQVDDNNLGRCSKSVPGGMPYASKERLILLSCFYFFSSVLFI